One genomic region from Nostoc sphaeroides encodes:
- a CDS encoding MgPME-cyclase complex family protein yields MQTYYYVLASKKFLLEEEPTHEVLKERTRHYHEQEKQIDFWLVPQPAFLETPQFKELKAKCPQPAVAIISTNPQFITWLKLRLEYVITGEFQAPSETIPDALASLATVS; encoded by the coding sequence ATGCAAACATATTATTACGTTTTGGCTAGTAAAAAATTTCTTCTCGAAGAAGAACCGACACACGAAGTTCTCAAAGAACGCACCCGCCACTACCACGAACAAGAAAAGCAAATAGATTTTTGGTTGGTTCCGCAACCAGCTTTCTTGGAAACACCGCAATTTAAAGAGCTAAAGGCGAAGTGTCCCCAACCAGCAGTAGCAATTATTTCTACCAATCCGCAATTTATTACTTGGTTAAAACTGCGTTTAGAGTACGTCATCACTGGTGAATTCCAAGCTCCTTCTGAGACAATACCCGATGCATTGGCATCGCTTGCTACTGTTTCCTAA